In the genome of Deltaproteobacteria bacterium, the window GGTCGGGGCCACCAACCTGGAGGTGCAGAATGCCTTGGCGCCATCCGGTTACCTTTACGCCCCAGACCCGGCCAGCCAGAAAGTTTCCACGATCGGGGGCAACGTGGGTGAAAACTCAGGCGGCCCTCATTGCTTAAAGTACGGCGTGACCACCAACCATATCCTGGGTCTGGAAATGGCCATGCCCGATGGGAGGATTGTCTCTTTAGGGGGAAAATGCCTGGACCCGCCGGGATACGATCTCGTCGGCCTCATGGTGGGTGCGGAAGGGACTTTGGGCATCGCCACCCAGGCCACCCTCCGCTTGCTCCATCAGCCTCAGGCGGTACAAACCATCCTGGCGATCTTCGACCAAATTGAAGACGCCAGTAAAACCGTTTCAGCGATTATCGCCGCCGGCATAATCCCCGCGGCGCTGGAAATGATTGACCAAGTTGTGCTGGGAGCCGTGGAAGCCTCTGTGCACGCCGGATATCCCTTGGATGCTGAGGGGGTTCTGATCATCGAGCTTGACGGAATCCGGGAAGGGATGGAGCGCCAGGCAGACCGCATTCGCCAAATCTGCCAGGAGAATCATGTGCGGGAGGTTCGTTTGGCCAAAAACGCCAGTGAAAGGGATGTACTCTGGAAGGGCCGCCGGGGGGCTTTCGGAGCCGTCGCTCGGGTTAAAACCAGTTATTTATGCGCTGACGGAACGGTTCCTCGCACCCAACTTCCACGGGTCCTGCGGCAGGTGGGAGAGATTGCCCAAAAGCACAATCTGACCATCGGGAATGTCTTCCATGCCGGAGACGGAAACCTCCATCCTTTGATCCTCTTTGATGACCGGGATGAAAACGAACGAGCCCGGGTCATCGAGGCTGGCAAAGAAATTCTCGAGGCCTGCGCCCTTGCGGGAGGAACCATCAGCGGGGAGCACGGAATTGGTCTGGAAAAGATTGAATCCATGAGTTTAATCTTTTCTCCCGAAGACATCTCCTTTATGCGTAAAGCCAAAGAAGCGCTTGACCCCCCTGGCCTTTGCAACCCGGGGAAAATTTTTCCGCCCGCGGAGGCTTCCCCCCCAACGATCCCAGCCCAACGAGATCTATCTCCGGGTGGTGATCTCCTTTCCGGTATCGGTATCATTGTCGGCCGAGAAAATTGCTATGGGGCGACTTCCGGGGCTGAAAAATACCCCGTGGCAGGGATCCTCCCCCAAGTAGTGGCTTTTCCGGGGAGCGTGCCAGAGGCCGGCGAGATCCTTCGCCTCGCCGCCCTGGAAAATTCCTCCATCGTTCCCAGGGGAGGGGGCACGAAGATCGATTGCGGGAACTCTCCGTCGCGACTCGATGCTGTACTCAATCTATCCCATATGGACCGCATCCTGGAGATCGATTTGGAAAACCTTACGATCACCCTGGAAGCAGGCGTAAAGCTCCAGGCCATCCAGGAAAATCTGGCCCGACACCATTGCTTTATCCCTCTGGACCCACCCTTTGCCGATGCCACAATCGGAGGAATTCTCTCCACCAATTCCAGCGGCCCGAAAAGGCTTCTTTACGGAAGCGCCCGGGATATAACCCTGGGTGTAAAATTAGTCTTGGCGGGAGGGGAAATCGTCAAAGCCGGTGGCAAGACGGTAAAGAACGTCTCTGGCTATGATATGACCAAGCTTTACATCGGCTCTTGCGGGACGTTGGGGATCATCGCCGAAGCGACCCTGCGCCTATTGCCCGCCCCCGAGCGGGAAGTTATTCTCATCCTTCCCTGCCGGGATGTTTCGCAGGCCCAGGCCACGGCATTTAAGATCATCCACTCTGACCTTCTTCCTTCGTCCTTAATGCTTTTCAACCCAAAAGCCGCAGCGATCCTCCCCCCATCCATAACATCCGCTTTTCCGAAAGGGGTTTTGCTTTTTATCGGTATAGAAGGGCCCTGCGAAGCTGTGGAAGCGCAAATACAAAGAATCCGTCTCCTGCAGGAAGAGGAGGGTATTGCCGATTTTCAAATTTTCCAGGATTCGCCGGCGGCAGCAATTTGGAAAACCCTCCAAGGGATACATCAGCTTCTCTTGGACCGTCCCCCATTAGCTGTTTCCTGTAAAGTTTCCACTTCCCTCTCCCAAAGTGTGGCCTTCTTTCATAAGGCTGAATCTCTATCAACGCAAAACGCTGTTGAGGCGGCTCTCCTCGGCCACCTCGGAACCGGAATCATCAATCTCTTCCTGGAGTCGGAAGAAACCGAGCCGCCAGCAGTTTCCACAATTGCGGGAATCATTGCCGATCTCAGAAAAGAAGCGGAGGCGGCGGGAGGGAACTTGGTGATTGAATCCGCTCCACCGGTGCTTAAAAAGAACATCTCTGTATGGGGACGGCCAGGCCCATCCTTCCTTTACATGAAAGCCATCAAAACTGCCCTTGACCCTATGCACCTTTTAAATCCCGGCCGATTTTATGGAGACTTATGATAACGGCCCCAAAAGACGAAGT includes:
- a CDS encoding FAD-linked oxidase C-terminal domain-containing protein, whose product is MDPRRRKKLIKKLQTIVNREWVLHSPPHLRAYGYDASLNHSLPDFIVFPATIDQVASVVRLALEEKIPYLPRGAGTNLTGGSIPCQGGIVIATSRLKAMRLIDLDNLRAEVEVGATNLEVQNALAPSGYLYAPDPASQKVSTIGGNVGENSGGPHCLKYGVTTNHILGLEMAMPDGRIVSLGGKCLDPPGYDLVGLMVGAEGTLGIATQATLRLLHQPQAVQTILAIFDQIEDASKTVSAIIAAGIIPAALEMIDQVVLGAVEASVHAGYPLDAEGVLIIELDGIREGMERQADRIRQICQENHVREVRLAKNASERDVLWKGRRGAFGAVARVKTSYLCADGTVPRTQLPRVLRQVGEIAQKHNLTIGNVFHAGDGNLHPLILFDDRDENERARVIEAGKEILEACALAGGTISGEHGIGLEKIESMSLIFSPEDISFMRKAKEALDPPGLCNPGKIFPPAEASPPTIPAQRDLSPGGDLLSGIGIIVGRENCYGATSGAEKYPVAGILPQVVAFPGSVPEAGEILRLAALENSSIVPRGGGTKIDCGNSPSRLDAVLNLSHMDRILEIDLENLTITLEAGVKLQAIQENLARHHCFIPLDPPFADATIGGILSTNSSGPKRLLYGSARDITLGVKLVLAGGEIVKAGGKTVKNVSGYDMTKLYIGSCGTLGIIAEATLRLLPAPEREVILILPCRDVSQAQATAFKIIHSDLLPSSLMLFNPKAAAILPPSITSAFPKGVLLFIGIEGPCEAVEAQIQRIRLLQEEEGIADFQIFQDSPAAAIWKTLQGIHQLLLDRPPLAVSCKVSTSLSQSVAFFHKAESLSTQNAVEAALLGHLGTGIINLFLESEETEPPAVSTIAGIIADLRKEAEAAGGNLVIESAPPVLKKNISVWGRPGPSFLYMKAIKTALDPMHLLNPGRFYGDL